The following proteins are co-located in the Limnochordia bacterium genome:
- a CDS encoding serine hydroxymethyltransferase, with protein sequence MFQWIQQVDPEVDKAIQLELKRQRDKIELIASENFTSLAVMQAQGSVLTNKYAEGYPNRRYYGGCEHVDVVEQLAIDRAKELFGAEHANVQPHSGAQANMAVYFAVCDPGDTILGMNLSHGGHLTHGSPVNFSGKWFNVVSYGVAEDTELIDYDAIQQLALEHRPKLVIAGASAYPRVIDFARLREICDKAESLLMVDMAHIAGLVATGMHPNPVPYADFVTTTTHKTLRGPRGGMILCKGKYAQAVDKSIFPGIQGGPLMHVIAAKAVALKEASTPEFKEYQRSVVANAKALAQGLLDQGFRIVSGGTDNHLILVDLRNKGLTGKEAESLLDAVGITVNKNTIPFDSQSPFVTSGIRLGTPAVTTRGMGEREMHVIADLISRTLSKEHASDDIKTEVLALTGKFPLYSELQTVESV encoded by the coding sequence ATGTTTCAGTGGATACAACAAGTTGACCCCGAGGTCGACAAGGCGATACAGTTAGAACTTAAACGGCAGAGAGATAAGATTGAGCTTATTGCCTCGGAGAATTTTACTAGCCTAGCCGTGATGCAAGCTCAGGGTTCTGTGCTTACAAATAAGTACGCCGAGGGATATCCAAATCGTCGCTACTACGGTGGTTGCGAACATGTAGATGTTGTCGAGCAATTGGCGATCGATCGGGCGAAGGAATTGTTTGGCGCAGAGCATGCGAATGTGCAGCCTCACAGTGGGGCACAGGCAAATATGGCGGTTTACTTTGCCGTGTGCGATCCGGGAGATACCATCCTAGGAATGAACCTTTCCCATGGTGGCCATTTGACCCACGGTAGCCCGGTGAATTTTTCTGGTAAGTGGTTTAATGTAGTGAGCTACGGTGTAGCAGAAGACACCGAACTCATAGATTATGATGCAATACAGCAACTTGCTTTGGAGCATAGACCAAAGTTAGTTATTGCTGGTGCTAGTGCCTATCCTCGGGTGATAGACTTTGCCCGGTTACGGGAGATTTGTGATAAAGCTGAGAGTCTTCTGATGGTGGATATGGCTCACATAGCTGGGTTAGTCGCAACTGGGATGCACCCAAACCCTGTACCATATGCGGATTTTGTGACTACCACCACCCACAAGACCCTGCGGGGTCCCCGGGGGGGTATGATTCTGTGCAAGGGCAAATACGCACAGGCGGTGGACAAGTCTATCTTTCCTGGGATCCAAGGGGGCCCCTTAATGCACGTAATAGCCGCAAAAGCTGTGGCTTTGAAGGAAGCCTCTACTCCTGAGTTTAAGGAGTATCAGCGTTCTGTAGTTGCTAACGCGAAGGCGTTGGCTCAGGGACTTTTGGATCAGGGTTTTCGCATTGTCTCTGGTGGCACAGATAACCACCTGATCCTAGTTGATCTTCGGAATAAGGGCCTAACGGGGAAGGAAGCGGAGTCGCTTCTGGATGCGGTCGGGATCACTGTGAATAAGAACACGATTCCCTTTGATTCTCAAAGTCCCTTTGTAACCAGCGGGATTCGCTTGGGGACACCGGCTGTGACCACCAGAGGAATGGGCGAGAGGGAAATGCATGTCATTGCAGACCTAATTAGTAGAACCCTAAGCAAAGAACACGCAAGCGATGACATCAAAACAGAGGTATTAGCCTTGACAGGTAAATTTCCTCTCTACTCAGAACTACAAACGGTAGAGTCTGTCTAA